One window of the Salvelinus sp. IW2-2015 unplaced genomic scaffold, ASM291031v2 Un_scaffold1888, whole genome shotgun sequence genome contains the following:
- the LOC112072315 gene encoding dentin sialophosphoprotein-like yields the protein MTSLPPTTALRESITCITITCCLCVLQWQASPLSGVSPGGIGQGEERGEDPDGSSARTGQDSRKGWGLALEGFPGVTPTTFPQPTRAQDSGPSPRPAYVRRGRSLKVDDIASDDITEEKLTMSYKTLPGYSEDRLLGEEFGDYGMQRDSPGSESHTGKDPTDHNDSSKSSNSVDSNTSSDSSDSSKSSDSSDSSDSSDSSDSSDSSDSSDSSDSSDSSDSSDSSDSSGTSDSSDSSDSSDSSDSSDSSDSSDSSDSSDSSDSSDSSDSSDSSDSSDSSDSSDSSDSSDSSDSSXSSDSSDSSDSSDSSDSSNSSDSN from the exons ATGACATCACTGCCACCAACAACAGCTTTGAGAGAGAGTATTACATGCATTACCATAacctgttgtctgtgtgtcttgcAGTGGCAAGCCTCCCCTTTGTCTGGCGTCAGCCCCGGGGGGATAGGacagggtgaagagagaggagaggacccagATGGCAGCTCAGCCCGGACTGGCCAGGACAGTAGAAAGGGGTGGGGTCTAGCCTTAGAGGGGTTTCCGGGAGTCACGCCTACCACATTCCCTCAACCAACCAGAGCACAGGACAGTGGCCCCTCTCCCAGACCTGCTTACGTGAGGAGGGGGCGTAGTCTCAAGGTTGATGACATCGCCAGCGATGACATTACAGAGGAGAAGCTGACAATGTCCTATAAAACTCTTCCTGGTTACAGTGAGGACCGGTTGCTAGGGGAGGAGTTTGGTGATTATGGGATGCAGAGGGACTCACCCGGCAGTGAATCGCATACCGGGAAAGACCCGACAGATCACAATGACTCCTCCAAATCAAGCAATTCTGTTGACTCTAACACCTCTAGTGATTCAAGCGATTCCTCCAAGTCAAGTGACTCTAGCGATTCAAGCGATTCTAGCGACTCAAGCGATTCTAGCGACTCAAGTGATTCTAGCGACTCAAGCGATTCTAGTGACTCAAGTGATTCTAGCGATTCTAGCGACTCAAGTG GGACTAGCGATTCTAGCGACTCAAGCGATTCTAGCGACTCAAGTGATTCTAGTGATTCTAGCGACTCAAGCGATTCTAGCGATTCTAGCGACTCAAGTGATTCTAGCGATTCTAGCGATTCTAGCGACTCAAGTGATTCTAGCGACTCAAGTGATTCTAGCGACTCAAGTGATTCTAGCGACTCAAGTGATTCTAGCYACTCWAGCGACTCAAGTGACTCTAGTGATTCAAGTGACTCTAGTGATTCAAGCAACTCTAGTGATTCTAATTGA